GAAAACCCGTCGGAGTTCGACCCGCGCAAATATCTCAAACCCGCCATGGAAGCGATGACCAAGCTCTGCATCGAGCGCTTCGAGGCCTTCGGCACGGCCGGTCACGCCGAAAAGATCAAGCCGATCCCGCTGTCGGACATGGCCAAGCGCTATGCCGACGGTTCGCTGGCGCCGAAGATCGGCTGATCAGAGGTCGAAGAATGCCAACAAGCCGCTGCCTTTGGCGGCGGTTTCAGTGTGTTGACGAACCTTCCACCGATACGGACGTCATCCTCGGGCTTGTCCCGAGGATCTAACCAACCCTCCTTACGAGCGGAGCGGATGGTTGATGACATTCTGTTTTCAAAACGCATTTTGATCGCATGCGCCTGTCGCGCTGAAACGTGCTTAGATGCTCGGGACAAGCCCGAGCATGACGGCAATGCGGGGAGTTGGGATTGTCGCCAGTCTGACGCCGCCGCCCGTCACGACGGTCTGTCGTCTCCAAGCCCAGGCATGGCAAGACTTGCCCTCAGTGGATCCCCTTGGTCAGCCCCTGCACAAAATAGCGGTTCAGAAACAGAATCACGATCACGATCGGGATGGTGGAGAAGTGCGCCAGCGCGCCGAGCGTGCCCCAGGTGATGTCCTTGGTGCCGTAGGCGGACAGAAGCGCGACCGAGAGCGGCTTTGATTCCAGCCGGGTCAGGAACATCGGGTAGAGGAAATCATTCCAGGAAAACATCAGGCAGAACAGCACGCAGGCGATGATGCCGGCGCGAACGGCGGGCAGCGCCACCTTGAAGAAGGCGCCGAACTGGCTGCAGCCATCAGTCAGCGCGGCTTCCTCCAGCTCCGGCGGCAGGCCTCGAAAATAGGAAAACATCAGCCAGGTGACGAAGGCGGAGTTGAGCATGGAGTTGATCAGCACCACCGACATCCAGCTTCCGAGCAGGCCGATATCGCGCATCATCAGATAAAACGGAATGAGGGCCGCGACCGAGGGGATCATCCGGATCGCCATCAGGAAATAGGCAATGCCCATGGCATAGCGGCTTTTCGAGCGCGCCAGCGCATAGCCCGCCGGCACGCCGAGCGCCAGCGACAGGATCACCGAACCGGCGGCGATCAGCACGCTTGAACGCAAGAGGCTCCAGACATCGAACAGCCGGAAGATTGTCCGGAACTGATCGAGCGTCGGCGAGAAGCCGAAGGTCGGCGGGATCGAGAAGATCGCGCTGGAGGGCTTGTAGGCCGTGGTTGCAAGCCACAGGAAGGGAGCCAGAAAGAATACCAGCATGATGACGAGAAAGGCGCGGCGACCCGCCTGAAACCAGTATTTTGCCGTCATTTTCCGTTCGCCTTCCTGTCCGCGTGGCGGATCATCATCACGAAAGCCGCTGCGATGACAGCGATGATCAAGAGGGTGAGGTTGGCGATCGCCGAGGCGCGGCCGATGTTGAAGAATTCAAGCCCCTGCTTCACAGCGTGCAGCATCAGCGTGTTGGTGGCATTGCCCGGCCCGCCGCCGGTTGCCACATAGACCGTGTCGAACACCCGGAAGGCATCGACGGTCCGCAAGATCAGCGCCAGCAGCACGGCCGGCAGCATCAGCGGGATGACGATGATCCTGAGCTTCTGCGCGCCCGTGGCGCCGTCAACGGAGGCGGCCTCGAGGATGTCGGACGGCAGGGCCTTCAGGCCTGCGAGCAGGATCAGCGCTACAAGCGGTGTCCATTCCCACACATCGATGAAGATCAGTGTCGCAAGCGCGGCATGCTGGTCGGCGAGCAGCCCGCGCGGGTCCGTCAGGCCCCATTCGGCAAGAAAATAGCCGATCATGCCGTAATCGGCGGCGAGCAGGCCCTTGAAAATCAGGCCGACAACCAGCGGCGTGATGGTGACGGGTATCAGGATCAGCGCCAGCGCGAGCCGGTTGAACCGGTCATCGCGCCAGAGCGCCAGCGCCAGCAGGAAGCCGAGCAGGAGTTCGAAGAACACCGCGCCGAGGGTGAAGATCGCGGTGTTGATCAGCGCCTGCCGGCTTACCGGATCGGTGATGATCTCGACATAATTGTCGAGACCGGCGAATTTCGTCCGCTGCGGGCGGATCAGATTGTAGTCGTAAAGGCTGTACCAGATGCCCTGCGCCAGCGGCCAGATGCCGACCACAAGCACATAGGCGACCACGGGAACGGCCATGATGACGAGAAACAGCTTTCGCCGCGCGGCAAAGGGCATGCCCTTGGGTTCGACCAGTTCGATGCCCGGATGATCTGCGATCGCACTCACGCGCGTAACCTCGGTTTTGCTATCCATGCGAGAGCCGGACCGCCCGGACGCTGACGGGCGGTCCGCTGATGCAAGCGCTGTTCTCAGAACAGCTCTTCGGCCTGCGCCTGTGCGGCGTCGAGCGCTTCCTTCGGATCGGCATCGCCGACCAGCACGGAATTGACCGCCGTGCCGAGGAAATCCTGGATCTGCGGATATTCCGGAATGCGCGGACGGTAATCATAATTGCCGTTCTCGAAAGTTTCGGCAAGCACCGGCAGGAACGGGAATTTTTCCAACAGGTCGGGATCAGTCATCTCGCTCTTGCGCAGGAAGCTGCCGGCGCCCATGAGATTGAATTCCTTGTGGATTTCAGGGCTTGTCAGCCATTTGATGAAGGCCCAGGCGGCCTCCTGTTCTTCCGGGGAAACGTCGGCATTGATCGCCATGCCCCAGCCGCCAATGCCGTAGCTTGGCGCCATGTCGCCCGAATGCGGCGCGGTGGTGATGGCGACATCGTCAACGACCTTGGAAATCTCCGGATTGTAATAGCCGGGCGCGCCGACAGACCATGTCTGCATCAGCGCCGCGACGCCCTGGCGGAAGCTTTCCTCGCGGCCGCCCCAGTCATAGCCGGCAGCGCCGGGCGGCGCCGCCTTGCGGAACAGATCGCGATAGACCTTGAGGCTTTCCACATTGGCATCGGAATTGAGCGTCGGCATGCCGTCCCCGCCCATGATCGCGCCGCCCATTTCGCTGTTATACTGCATCCAGTCCTGGGCGCTGGCCGGGCCCTTCTGGCCGTTGGCAACGAAGCCGTAGAGGCCGGCATCCGGGTCGGTCAGCTTTTCGGCGGCGGCGACGAATTCTTCCATGGTCGTCGGCGCTTCAAGGCCGGCCTCATCCAGGCGGGTCTTGTTATAGGCCAGCACATTGGCATAACCGGCGAAGGGGAAGGCGACCTGCTGGCCTTCGTAATTGCCGAGACCCATCATCAGGTTGGGATAGATATCATCGACATCGATCTCCTCGGCATCGCGTTCGATCAGGTCGGAAAGTTCGACCGAATAGCCGTTTTCGGCATATTCTCCGGCCCAGACGATGTCCATGGTGACGAGGTCGTAGCCTTCGGTATCGCCGATATAATCGGCGGTGGTCTTGGTCAGAAGCGAGCCGTAGTCGAGAATGTCGACCTTGACGGTGGCGCCGGTCTCTTCCTCGAATTTCGGCGCCAGTTCGGCGATCACCGGCGCGAACTGGTCGTTCTGCGAGGCGATGGTGAGCGTGATGCCCGAAAAGGGCTTGTCCTGCGCAAGGGCGGTGGACCCCATCAGGCAGGCGAGAAGCCCCGCTGTCGCAAGCTTTGCGGCGTCTGCGTTTTTCATATTGTTCCCCTTTGTGTCATGCATCTGTTGTTGGAATGAATGTCATGATCGATAAACACTATACATCAAACAAAAACGCACTCAAGCGCACTTGACAAAAAAAGAATTCAAGTAAAAAATCACAAAAAAGAACATTATCGCCCAAAAATCAGACAAATCCGGCCTGTTTTGCCTGAAAATTGAGCAAACGCCTGATCGGGAACCAGAATGCAGTGCCTGACCGACTTTTCGACGCCCTTGTCCGGCGACCTTGAGCAACGCCTCGAACAGCTTGCCGCACGCGCGGCCTGGGAGATGGACTGTATCGAGGCCGTAGCGCCGGTATGGCTGAAAAAGCCAGAGAAAGAGGCGCGTTACAATGCCGTGATCGTCGGGGCCGGGCTGAACGGGCTCTCGGCCGCCTTCGCGCTGAGGCGTCGCGGCATCGAGGGCATTCTCGTCATCGATCAGGCCGAGGCCGGGCGCGAGGGGCCGTGGGTCACGTCCGCGCGGATGAAGACGCTGCGCTCGCCGAAGACGCTGGCCGGTCCCGATTTCGGCATTCCGAGCCTCAGTCCGCGCGCATGGTACGAAGCGGTTTACGGCGCCGAAACCTTTGCCGGGCTCGAGAAGATCGGCCGCGAGGACTGGATGCGCTACATGCTCTGGTTCCGCCAGGCGAGCGGCGTGACGGTTCATAACGAAACCCGGCTTGAGGCCGTGGCCGAAGCCGAAGAGGGCGTGCGGCTGACGATTTCGGGCAATGCGGGGCTTCCCGGCGAGATCACCTGCCGCCGGCTGATCATGGCCAATGGCATGGATGGCTGCGGCGGGCCTTACGTGCCGGAGAATGTTGCCGCACTTCCCAAGGTGTTCTGGACGCATAGCGGCGAAGAGGCCGATGACAGTCATCTTCAGGGCAAGGATGTGATCGTTCTCGGCTCGGCCACCTCCAGCTTCGACTGGGCCGTGACCGCGCTGGAGGCGGGCGCGCGCCGCGTCACCATGGTCGCCCGCGCAAAGGAACTTGCCTGCACCGAGGTGCTCGCATGGACCAATTTCCCCGGCTATCTCGGCACCTTCGCTGAACTGCCGGATGATGAGAAATGGCGCTTCTCGCGGCACTATTATGATCTGAAGGTGCCGCCGACGCAGGACCAATATGACCGCGCCACGTCCTATCCGAATTTCACGATGGAGCTTGGCAGCGGCGTAAATGCGCTTGCCGTCGAGGATGGTCGCATCCGCGCCGAGACGAAGAATGGCACGCTGATGGCCGATCATATTCTGCTGGGCACTGGCTACAGCGTCGATTTTTCCATGCGGCCGGAGCTTCTCCCCCTTGAGGGGCGTTTTGCCCATTGGCGCGACCGTTTCATACCGCCTGAAGGCGAGGATTGCCCGCCGGTCTTGCAGGCGCCCTATCTTGGGCGCACATTCGAACTGACGCCGATGGATGCGGCGCGCGACCGGTGGATCTCGCGCATCCACATGTTCAATGGCGGCGCGGTGCCGAGCCTCGGGCCCGTTTCAAACGGCATCACCGGGGTCAAATACGGCATCGCCCGCATCGCCGACGGCATGACGCGGGCCTTTTTCCTGGAAGACGCCGCGCGCTTCCGGGAAGAGCTTGCCGGCTATCGCGAACAGCATTTCAATCCGCGCGGAAAGGTCTCGGCCTGATAGGGCCGGGGAGGACAACATGACGACACCGCTGACACTCGATGCCGTGCTGGCCAAGGCCCAGACGCGCAGTTTCGAATTTCCCTACATGCTCGCCAATCACGTGCCGATGGTGCTGATCGCGCTCGACCGGCTCGGCGCCACGCCCGAGCGGCTCGATGAATGGTACGAGACCTATCGCGACGCCCATGCCGTGCCGCCGATCGCCGCCCCCGTCGCGCCGATCAATCCCGGAAACTGGCAGGAAGCGCTCGGCGAACGCGCCCGCGAGGCGGATTATCGCGGCTTCTTTGTCGGCGAGGTGCAGCGGCTCGGCATCGACAAGGCAATCCGTGCCTATCTGCCGGCGATGACGCAGGGGGTTGCCGGAAGCGCCACGCATCCGCTGATGCGGCTTGCCTATGGCGTGTTGAAGAATGATGCGCGCGAGGTCGGCCACGCGCTCGGCTATTGGGCGGCGACCTATCTGCCGCTGCCGGGGCCGGGCAGGTTCGAAGCCGACACGGATGATCCGGCGGAGGTGTTGGCCGGGATCGCCGAGATCGAGGGCATCCGCGATTACGAGACGGAGACCGATCTGCTCTGGCATAATATCCGTGCCGTTGGCGCGCTTCCGGGGTTTGCCCCGGTGATCGATCGGCTGCGATTTCACGATAACACGGTGCGGCGGATGACCGAGGTGTCGCTTGTTGCCTTCGCCTTCACGCTGGATTTCTCCGCGCTCCACGCCGTCACCGGCATGCACTGGATGCGCCTTGTCACCCCGCATGTGGATGAGGACAAGGTCGAGCCGCTCTACCGCGCCTTCTGGCAGGTGATCGCGGCGCTTGTGCCGAAGATCGGCTTTCCGGTCTTCCCCACGGCCGATGAGGTGCAGGCCATGCGCGAACGCGATGCCCCCGAATGGCCGGAGATCAAGGCGGCTGCCATCGCCTCCTATGACGAACACGACGTCAGCTTGACCTTCTCGGCATCGGAAGAGCAGAAAGCATGGGGCGGCGACCGGCTCTACCGCGTTGCCGCCGCCCGCCGACTTCGCCTGATCGACTGAGGAAAGCCCTTGCCTGCACATGTCGTCGTTGAGAATATCCGCAATCACCGGGGTGAGCGCGTCACGCTCCTGGTCCGGGAGGGGCTTGTTTCCGGATTTGCGCCGGAAGGGGCGGTTGACGTTCCCGATGCGGCCGAGCGCTTCGACGGCGGCGGGAAGATGATCCTGCCGGGGCTTGTCGATGGGCATATCCATCTCGACAAGACGCTGATCGGATTGCCCTTCATTCCGCATATTCCCGGCGATACGGTCGCCAAGCGTATTGCCGCCGAGCGCGAGCTGCGCCGCACGGTGGCGCTTCCGGTGACGGCGCGCGGCGGGGCGCTGATCGAGAAGATCGCCGCACTGGGAACGGTCGCCGTCAGAAGCCATGTCGATATCGACACCGAGACCGGGCTGAAAGGGCTCGAACAGGTGCTGTCGCTGCGAGAAAGCCATGGTTATCTGATCGACATCGAGATCGTCGCCTTTCCCCAATCCGGCATTATTCGTGATCCGGGCACGGCAGAGCTGCTGCACGAGGCTGTTGCGGCTGGTGCTGACCTTGTCGGCGGGCTGGATCCGGCGGGCATCGACAATGATATCGAGGGTCATCTCAATGCCGTCTTTGCCATTGCCGAGAGGCACAATGTCGGCGTCGACCTGCATCTTCATGATGGCGGCGCGCTTGGCGCTTTCGAACTGCGCCGGATTGCCGAGCGCACGATCGCGCTGTCGCTTCAGGGCCGGGTGGCCGTCAGTCATGCCTTCTGCCTTGGTGAGCTGGATGATGCGGATTTCGGCAGGACGGCGGCGCTTCTGGCGCGCGCCGAGATCTCGATCATGACCAATGGGCCGGGCCCGGTGCCGATGCCGCCGGTCAGGCGACTGGCCGAAGCAGGCGTCCGGGTCTTCGCCGGCTCCGACAATATCCGCGATGCCTGGTCACCTTTCGGCAATGGCGATCTGATCGAACGCGCCGGCATCATCTGCGACCGGCAGGGTTTCCGCGCCGACGATGACCTGGAGCGGGCCTTTGCGCTGGTAACGCAAGCCTCCGGCGCCGTGCTCGGTCGAGGAGAGCCGCTCTCCCCCGGCGCGCCTGCCGATTTCATTCTGCTCGAATGCGGCAGCATCGCCGAGACGCTGGCCGAGCGTCCCGTGAGCCGCGCCGTGTTCAAGGCCGGGCGCAAGGTTGCCGAAGCCGGGCGGCTGGTGTGATCTGATGGCTGAGATCGACTTTCTTATCCGCAACGCCCGACTTTCTGGGCGGAACCTGCCGGTCGATATCGCCTTTGCCGGTGACCGCATCGCATCTGTTGCAAACGGCATCACCTGCGATGCGCCCTCTTTCGATGCAGGCGGCAAGCTTGCCACGCCGGGGCTCGCCGAGACCCATATCCACCTCGACAAGGCCGGAATCATCGGCCGTTGCGCGCTCTGCGAGGGCACGCTTGCCGAAGCCGTGCGCGAAACCGCGAAGGCCAAGGCGGCCTTTACCGAGGCGGATGTCTACGCCCGCGCGGCAACGGTCGTCGAGCAGGCGATATCGCATGGCACGACCCTGATGCGCACCTTCGTCGAGATCGATCCGCGCGCGGGTTTCCGCTCCTTCGAGGCGATCAAGGCGATCCGGCGCGATTATGCCGATGCGATCGAGATCATCATCTGCGCCTTCGCCCAGGAAGGGCTGACGAACGACCCGGGCACGGAGGAAATGCTGGCCGAGGCGCTGGCGAACGGCGCCGGTCAGGTCGGCGGCTGCCCCTATACCGATGCCGATCCGGCGGTCCATGTGACGAAGATCTTCGACCTTGCCGAGCGCTTCGGCGTCAACGTCGATTTCCACGTCGATTTCGACCTGAAGCCGGAAGGCTCCAATCTCGGCGCCATCATCGCCGAGACGAAACGGCGCGGCTATCAGGGGCGCGTCTCCATCGGCCACGTCACCAAGTTGTCCGCGCTTGAACCGGACGCCTTTGCCGAAGCGCTTGCGGCACTTGCCGAAGCGGGCATCGCGCTGACCGTGCTGCCGGCGACCGATCTTTACCTCAATGGCCGCGAATTCACGCATCTGGTGCCGCGCGGCATGACGCCCGGCCACAGGCTGATTGCGGCAGGCGGCATCGCCACGCTTTCCACCAATAATGTGCTGAACCCGTTCACCCCTTTCGGCGATGCCTCGCTGATGCGCATGGCCAACCTCTACGCCAACATCGCCCAGCTCGGCACGCCGGACGATCTTGCAACCGTCTACGACATGATGTCCGGGCAGGCGGAGCGCCTGCTGGGACGAGAGCCCGCCGCCATCGTGGAAGGCGGTCCGGCGACGGTGGTGCTGTTTGATGCGGAAAACCCGGCCGAGGCCGTGGCGAGGGTGGCGCCGGCCCTTTGCGGCTGGCGAAATGGGAAAAGGACCTTCGAGCGCCCGCCAGCCCGGATTTTATGTTCGCCGGGCCGATGAAATAAGACGGTGTGGCCGTGTCGGCACGCAAATTGCATTAAGCCATCTTGGGAGACCGTTTTGTGCATGTGAAAGGCAATTTGCATGATCACGGATCAGAACGGCACGATTGATGTCCGATTTTTACGCACGACCTTCCTTCTGTTGAGCGAACAGAATGTCTCGCGCGTCGCAGCCAGGCTCGGCCAGAGTCAGCCTTCCGTCAGCGCGGTGCTGAAGCGCGCGCGCCAGGTTTTCGATGATCCGCTTCTGGTCAGGAGCGGGCAGGGCATGGCCGTGACGGAGCGGGGAGAGACGGTGCGGACCTCGCTTGGCCGCATCCTGGCGGAACTCAGCGAGACCATCAGTCCGGAAGAGGTCTTCGATCCCGCCACCACCGCGTTTGCCATGCGGATTTCGGCGATGAGCTGTTTCAACGGCTTTCTCATTCCGCCGATTGCCGAGAGGCTCCGCAACGAAGCGCCGGTGGCCTCGATCGATTTCTTCGCGCCTGCCGAAAGCGACGACCTGACCGAGCAACTGAGTTCCGGCGCTTCCGATCTTCTCGTTGCCAACTGGCCGGCGCCGCATGAAAGCCTGCGCTCCAGCACGATCTTCGATTGCGAGACTGCCTGCATCATGCGGGCGGACCATCCCTTGGCCGGGCGGTGCAGCCTGTCGCTGGAGGACTATCTCGAGCAGCCGCATCTTTCGCTCGGTTCCGTCGTCCGGCCGGCCTTCAGTCCCATCGGCGGGCGGTTGAAACAGCTTGGCGTCAACCGCCGGGTGGCGCTCTCCGTGCCCGAATACGCGCTGGTGCCGCCGGTCGTCGCCCGCACGGACCTGATCTTCACCACGGCCCGGCCCTATGCGGAATTCGTCGTCAGTCGTTACCCGGACTACGGTCTCCGCGTGGTTCCCGCGCCGCCCGAGTTCGGCAATATGCGGCTTTATCTTCTCTGGCATGAGCGCGCGCACAAGAGTCCGGCCAATCGCTGGGTGCGCAACCTTATCCGGGACGTTTCGAGGCGCTACGGCGCTGATCTCGAAGCGCGGCCGACGCCTGCCGCCATGGCCGGTCTTGCCGAGCTCGCGGCGGTATAAGCCGGGGCCTATACCGCATATAAGCGCCAGCGGAATTGCCGAACGTCAAATGCCATGATCATAATGTAGGCACAAATCGAAATTGCATAAAACTTAGTCCGGTTTATCTGCCGTGCCGAGCCTCGTCGCTCGCGCCGCCGGCGAAGCTTTGCCGAGACGATGGATGGAAGGAAGGCCAAATGCCGCTCAAATCGCACTGGTGGTGGGATCACACCACCAAGGACTTCACCGATATGGACATGTCGGAATTCGTGGCGATCCTGCCGGTGGCAGCCGTCGAGCAGCATGGCCCGCACCTCCCCGTTCGCGTCGACAGCGCCATCAATGCCGGGATCATCAATCGCGCCGTCGAGATCATGCCGGACGACATGAAGGTTCTGGTCCTGCCGATGCAGGCGGTTGGCAAGTCGGTCGAGCATCTGGAGTATCCGGGCACGCTGACGCTGTCCTACGAGACGCTCGCCCGCCTCTGGTTCGAGATCGGCGAGAGCGTGGCGCGCGCCGGCTGCAAGAAGATCATCTTCGCCAATTCCCATGGCGGCCAGCCGCAGGTGATGGAAATCGTCTGCCGCGAACTCAGGATCAAATGCGGCATGTTCGCCGTCTCCTCATGGGTTTCAGCAGGTGCCAGCCAGGCTGATCTCTATAGCGAGCACGAGCTGAGGCATGGCATCCATGGCGGTGAATCCGAAACCTCGACCATGCTGCATCTCCATCCCGATCTGGTCGACATGCAATATGCCGAGGATTTCCAGCCCATGTCGGTGGAGATGGAACGCGGCAATCAGGTGCTGACGGCGGAAGGCCGGATCGGCTTTGGCTGGCAGACCCAGGACCTGCACCCCTCCGGCGCCTGCGGCAACGCCGCAGCTGCCGACGCTGAGCGCGGCAGGATCCATGTCGAGCGCTCCGCTCAGAGCCTCGTAGCGCTTGCAGAAGAGGTTCTCGCCTTCCCGATGGAGCGGCTGACCCAGAAGACCATGTTCAAGGACTGAACCTTTGCTCGCCCGAAACCCGACATCAGCTGTTTCAAAGCGCGTCGAGCACCTCCCCCTGAAAGACGGCGTGGTGCTTGCCGCGGATGTCTATCGTCCGGCGGGCGAGGGGGACTGGCCAGTGCTGTTGATGCGCCAGCCCTATGGTAAGGCAATCGCCTCCACCGTCGTCCTCGCCCATCCCTCCTGGTATGCCCGCCACGGCTACCTCGTGGTGGTGCAGGACGTGCGAGGCATGGGCGCGTCGGAAGGCGATTTCGATTGTCTGCGCCAGGAATTGAGCGATGGCGCGGAAACGGTCGACTGGGCGCGGGGCCTTGAGGGCGCCAACGGCAAGATCGGGCTCTACGGCTTTTCCTATCAGGCGATCACGCAATATCTGGCGCTTGCCGGCGGTGCCAGGGTGGATGCCATGGCGCCGGCCATGGGGTCCTTCGCACCGGAGAAGGACTGGGCCTATGAGGGCGGCGCGCCGCGTTATGCCGGCATGGTCGGCTGGGCGAAGCAGATGGCGCTTCTCAAGGCGGCCCATGACGGCGACCGCGAGACCCATGCCGCGCTCTCAGTGCTGGGCGGCCTTGATGAAACCGCGCGCTACCTGATGGACCGGCCCGACCTCTCCCATCTCAAACGCTGGATGGACAATGACGCAGCGGACTGGGATCAGGTTTCACCCGCACGTCTCCTGCGGGAGGTCTCTCTCGACATTCCGGTGCTGCATACCGGCGGTTGGTACGATTTCATGCTGGAAGGTACGCTTGCCGCCGACAGGGCCTTCCGCAATGCCTCGTCCGAAACCACGCATCTTGCCATCGGACCCTGGACGCATATCCCGTGGAACGGGGCGAGCGGTTCGGTTCGGATGCCGGAGGCCGAGGCCTTTTCGGTCGATCGGGCCAATGTCGCGTTTTTCGATTTCTATCTGAAAGGCAAGGGCGACTCGCCGCCAGCTCTCACAGTGTTCGATCTGGGCGAGCGCGCCTGGAGGACGTTTCGCCGGTTGCCCGCCACGACCGAGAAGACGATGGCGCTCTGCTCCGGCGGGCTTGCCGCCACCCTTGCCAATGACGGCAGGCTTGGCGATGAGCCCGGCGATGGCGAGGATGTGCTCGTCAGCGATCCCTTCCGCCCGGCGCCGCTTGTCGGCGGCCATGTCGGCGAACCGTCGGGCTTCGTCGACCGGGCTCCGGCCGACGATCGTTCCGATGTCGCCGTCTATACCACAGCGCCTTTTGCGCAACCCTTCACCGTTTGCGGGCCTGTCAGGGCCGACATCACCATATCGACGGAAGCACCGGTCTTCGATCTCGTTGCCACGCTCTCTCTGGTATCCCCCACAGGAGGCGCAAATGTGATCCAGACCGGCATAGCCCGGACGAAAAACACGGGTGCGCCGGTGAGCGTCGGTTTGCGCGCGGCCTATGTCACAGCGCCGGCGGGCTTCAGCCTCCGCCTGTCGCTGCAGGCCGCCGCCTGGCCCGCCTTTTCTCTCCATGCACAAGACCCGGCATCTGCCGATGGGATGAACGCTCAGCCGCTGACGCTGGCGATCCGTCACGCGGCCAGCCGTCTCGTGCTTTCCGTTCTGAATGAGGACACCGCAAATGGCGCCTAAGCCCTATCTCACCCTCGACAATGTTT
This window of the Martelella lutilitoris genome carries:
- a CDS encoding carbohydrate ABC transporter permease, which codes for MTAKYWFQAGRRAFLVIMLVFFLAPFLWLATTAYKPSSAIFSIPPTFGFSPTLDQFRTIFRLFDVWSLLRSSVLIAAGSVILSLALGVPAGYALARSKSRYAMGIAYFLMAIRMIPSVAALIPFYLMMRDIGLLGSWMSVVLINSMLNSAFVTWLMFSYFRGLPPELEEAALTDGCSQFGAFFKVALPAVRAGIIACVLFCLMFSWNDFLYPMFLTRLESKPLSVALLSAYGTKDITWGTLGALAHFSTIPIVIVILFLNRYFVQGLTKGIH
- a CDS encoding carbohydrate ABC transporter permease — protein: MPFAARRKLFLVIMAVPVVAYVLVVGIWPLAQGIWYSLYDYNLIRPQRTKFAGLDNYVEIITDPVSRQALINTAIFTLGAVFFELLLGFLLALALWRDDRFNRLALALILIPVTITPLVVGLIFKGLLAADYGMIGYFLAEWGLTDPRGLLADQHAALATLIFIDVWEWTPLVALILLAGLKALPSDILEAASVDGATGAQKLRIIVIPLMLPAVLLALILRTVDAFRVFDTVYVATGGGPGNATNTLMLHAVKQGLEFFNIGRASAIANLTLLIIAVIAAAFVMMIRHADRKANGK
- a CDS encoding ABC transporter substrate-binding protein, which encodes MKNADAAKLATAGLLACLMGSTALAQDKPFSGITLTIASQNDQFAPVIAELAPKFEEETGATVKVDILDYGSLLTKTTADYIGDTEGYDLVTMDIVWAGEYAENGYSVELSDLIERDAEEIDVDDIYPNLMMGLGNYEGQQVAFPFAGYANVLAYNKTRLDEAGLEAPTTMEEFVAAAEKLTDPDAGLYGFVANGQKGPASAQDWMQYNSEMGGAIMGGDGMPTLNSDANVESLKVYRDLFRKAAPPGAAGYDWGGREESFRQGVAALMQTWSVGAPGYYNPEISKVVDDVAITTAPHSGDMAPSYGIGGWGMAINADVSPEEQEAAWAFIKWLTSPEIHKEFNLMGAGSFLRKSEMTDPDLLEKFPFLPVLAETFENGNYDYRPRIPEYPQIQDFLGTAVNSVLVGDADPKEALDAAQAQAEELF
- a CDS encoding NAD(P)-binding domain-containing protein; the protein is MQCLTDFSTPLSGDLEQRLEQLAARAAWEMDCIEAVAPVWLKKPEKEARYNAVIVGAGLNGLSAAFALRRRGIEGILVIDQAEAGREGPWVTSARMKTLRSPKTLAGPDFGIPSLSPRAWYEAVYGAETFAGLEKIGREDWMRYMLWFRQASGVTVHNETRLEAVAEAEEGVRLTISGNAGLPGEITCRRLIMANGMDGCGGPYVPENVAALPKVFWTHSGEEADDSHLQGKDVIVLGSATSSFDWAVTALEAGARRVTMVARAKELACTEVLAWTNFPGYLGTFAELPDDEKWRFSRHYYDLKVPPTQDQYDRATSYPNFTMELGSGVNALAVEDGRIRAETKNGTLMADHILLGTGYSVDFSMRPELLPLEGRFAHWRDRFIPPEGEDCPPVLQAPYLGRTFELTPMDAARDRWISRIHMFNGGAVPSLGPVSNGITGVKYGIARIADGMTRAFFLEDAARFREELAGYREQHFNPRGKVSA
- a CDS encoding questin oxidase family protein is translated as MTTPLTLDAVLAKAQTRSFEFPYMLANHVPMVLIALDRLGATPERLDEWYETYRDAHAVPPIAAPVAPINPGNWQEALGERAREADYRGFFVGEVQRLGIDKAIRAYLPAMTQGVAGSATHPLMRLAYGVLKNDAREVGHALGYWAATYLPLPGPGRFEADTDDPAEVLAGIAEIEGIRDYETETDLLWHNIRAVGALPGFAPVIDRLRFHDNTVRRMTEVSLVAFAFTLDFSALHAVTGMHWMRLVTPHVDEDKVEPLYRAFWQVIAALVPKIGFPVFPTADEVQAMRERDAPEWPEIKAAAIASYDEHDVSLTFSASEEQKAWGGDRLYRVAAARRLRLID
- a CDS encoding amidohydrolase; the encoded protein is MPAHVVVENIRNHRGERVTLLVREGLVSGFAPEGAVDVPDAAERFDGGGKMILPGLVDGHIHLDKTLIGLPFIPHIPGDTVAKRIAAERELRRTVALPVTARGGALIEKIAALGTVAVRSHVDIDTETGLKGLEQVLSLRESHGYLIDIEIVAFPQSGIIRDPGTAELLHEAVAAGADLVGGLDPAGIDNDIEGHLNAVFAIAERHNVGVDLHLHDGGALGAFELRRIAERTIALSLQGRVAVSHAFCLGELDDADFGRTAALLARAEISIMTNGPGPVPMPPVRRLAEAGVRVFAGSDNIRDAWSPFGNGDLIERAGIICDRQGFRADDDLERAFALVTQASGAVLGRGEPLSPGAPADFILLECGSIAETLAERPVSRAVFKAGRKVAEAGRLV
- a CDS encoding amidohydrolase family protein, with translation MAEIDFLIRNARLSGRNLPVDIAFAGDRIASVANGITCDAPSFDAGGKLATPGLAETHIHLDKAGIIGRCALCEGTLAEAVRETAKAKAAFTEADVYARAATVVEQAISHGTTLMRTFVEIDPRAGFRSFEAIKAIRRDYADAIEIIICAFAQEGLTNDPGTEEMLAEALANGAGQVGGCPYTDADPAVHVTKIFDLAERFGVNVDFHVDFDLKPEGSNLGAIIAETKRRGYQGRVSIGHVTKLSALEPDAFAEALAALAEAGIALTVLPATDLYLNGREFTHLVPRGMTPGHRLIAAGGIATLSTNNVLNPFTPFGDASLMRMANLYANIAQLGTPDDLATVYDMMSGQAERLLGREPAAIVEGGPATVVLFDAENPAEAVARVAPALCGWRNGKRTFERPPARILCSPGR
- a CDS encoding LysR substrate-binding domain-containing protein, which codes for MITDQNGTIDVRFLRTTFLLLSEQNVSRVAARLGQSQPSVSAVLKRARQVFDDPLLVRSGQGMAVTERGETVRTSLGRILAELSETISPEEVFDPATTAFAMRISAMSCFNGFLIPPIAERLRNEAPVASIDFFAPAESDDLTEQLSSGASDLLVANWPAPHESLRSSTIFDCETACIMRADHPLAGRCSLSLEDYLEQPHLSLGSVVRPAFSPIGGRLKQLGVNRRVALSVPEYALVPPVVARTDLIFTTARPYAEFVVSRYPDYGLRVVPAPPEFGNMRLYLLWHERAHKSPANRWVRNLIRDVSRRYGADLEARPTPAAMAGLAELAAV